One window of the Archangium primigenium genome contains the following:
- the rsmA gene encoding 16S rRNA (adenine(1518)-N(6)/adenine(1519)-N(6))-dimethyltransferase RsmA — MDTPRDILQRHGLRAKHSWGQNFLGDPDILEAIADALELREGEPVVELGPGLGHLTRFLAATGARVTAVEKDRDMLAVLEKEAIPGVRVVSGNAATVDFAEVAEAPEVKVAGNLPYHLTSSILFQVLEQRERVSRAVFTLQKEVVDRLSAEPGGREYGLLTAILGLYFSAENLFDIDARRFHPPPKVDSAVLRLIRHPQPLAPVTDGARFIRLVKAGFAQRRKTLLNSLKSDKSLGDTARLQRALETAGIDPMRRAETLSSTEFAAIERALGPEED; from the coding sequence GTGGATACACCTCGTGACATCCTCCAGCGCCATGGGCTCCGGGCCAAGCACAGCTGGGGTCAGAACTTCCTCGGAGACCCGGACATCCTCGAGGCCATCGCCGACGCGCTGGAGCTGCGCGAGGGCGAGCCCGTGGTGGAGCTGGGACCGGGCCTGGGCCACCTCACGCGCTTCCTCGCCGCCACCGGGGCGCGGGTCACCGCGGTGGAGAAGGACCGCGACATGCTCGCGGTGCTGGAGAAGGAGGCCATCCCGGGCGTGCGGGTGGTCAGCGGCAACGCGGCCACGGTGGACTTCGCCGAGGTGGCGGAGGCTCCCGAGGTGAAGGTCGCCGGCAATCTGCCCTACCACCTGACCAGCTCCATCCTCTTCCAGGTGCTGGAGCAGCGCGAGCGCGTGTCGCGCGCCGTCTTCACCCTGCAGAAGGAAGTGGTGGACCGGCTCTCGGCCGAGCCGGGCGGGCGCGAGTACGGCCTGCTCACCGCCATCCTGGGCCTGTACTTCAGCGCGGAGAACCTCTTCGACATCGACGCCCGGCGCTTCCATCCCCCGCCCAAGGTGGACTCGGCGGTGCTGCGGCTCATCCGCCACCCCCAGCCCCTGGCGCCGGTGACGGACGGGGCGCGCTTCATCCGGCTGGTGAAGGCGGGCTTCGCCCAGCGGCGCAAGACGCTGCTCAACTCCCTCAAGTCCGACAAGTCCCTGGGGGATACGGCGCGGCTGCAGCGGGCGCTGGAGACCGCTGGCATCGATCCCATGCGGCGCGCGGAGACGCTGTCATCCACGGAGTTCGCCGCCATCGAGCGGGCGCTCGGGCCGGAGGAGGATTGA
- a CDS encoding deoxynucleoside kinase, whose protein sequence is MDNRYIVVEGPIGVGKTSLSNILAGRFSARRVFEIVEENPFLANFYADRQKYAFQTQIFFLLSRFKQQQELFQPDLFHSVTVSDYLFAKDRIFACLTLDSHELALYERVFEALAPRVTRPDLVIYLKARLDVLLYRIRKRGREFERQFDVGYLEELVHAYNEFFSHYTETPLLVVDTSDIDFVNNEGDLQALMEKIDRASQGAAAQRLAQAKRA, encoded by the coding sequence ATGGACAACCGCTACATCGTGGTCGAGGGGCCCATCGGCGTGGGCAAGACGAGCCTCTCCAACATCCTCGCCGGGCGCTTCAGCGCGCGGCGTGTCTTCGAGATCGTCGAGGAGAATCCCTTCCTCGCCAACTTCTACGCGGACCGGCAGAAGTACGCCTTCCAGACGCAGATCTTCTTCCTGCTCTCGCGCTTCAAGCAGCAGCAGGAACTGTTCCAGCCGGACCTGTTCCACTCGGTGACGGTCAGCGACTACCTGTTCGCCAAGGACCGCATCTTCGCGTGCCTGACGCTGGACTCGCACGAGCTGGCGCTCTACGAGCGCGTCTTCGAGGCGCTCGCGCCCCGGGTGACACGGCCCGACCTGGTCATCTACCTCAAGGCCCGGCTGGACGTGCTGCTCTACCGCATCCGTAAGCGGGGCCGCGAGTTCGAACGCCAGTTCGACGTGGGCTACCTGGAGGAACTCGTGCACGCGTACAACGAGTTCTTCTCCCACTACACGGAGACGCCGCTGCTCGTGGTGGACACCTCGGACATCGACTTCGTGAACAACGAGGGCGACCTCCAGGCGTTGATGGAGAAGATCGACCGCGCGAGTCAGGGCGCCGCGGCCCAGCGTCTGGCCCAGGCCAAGCGGGCCTGA